One genomic segment of Bradyrhizobium diazoefficiens includes these proteins:
- the hutI gene encoding imidazolonepropionase: MAQRFDRIWHNARLATMRADRPDLGEVERGVIAARGGRIVYTGPQADFPVDADAIERIDCEERWITPGLVDCHTHLVYGGNRAHEFEMRLKGASYEEIARAGGGIVSTVAATRKASEAELVASALPRLDALIGEGATTVEIKSGYGLDIETEMRQLSAARSLGRQRKVAIRTSFLGAHALPVEADGDKDRYIDLVCRQMLPAIAKAGLADAVDAFMESIAFSAEQTARVFETAKELGLPVKLHADQLSNLGGAALAAKFSALSADHLEHTDEAGAAAMAKAGTVAVLLPGAFYFIRETQKPPVEAFRKLGVAMALATDCNPGSSPLTSLLLAMNMGATLFRMTVAECLAGITREGARALGVLHETGTLETGKWCDLAIWDIERPAELVYRIGFNPLHRRVWRGQ, from the coding sequence ATGGCACAGCGCTTCGATCGGATCTGGCATAACGCCCGGCTCGCCACGATGCGGGCGGACCGTCCCGATCTCGGCGAGGTCGAGCGCGGCGTGATCGCCGCGCGCGGCGGCCGTATCGTCTATACCGGCCCGCAAGCGGACTTTCCGGTGGATGCGGACGCCATCGAGCGGATTGATTGCGAGGAGCGCTGGATCACCCCGGGCCTCGTTGATTGCCACACCCATCTCGTCTATGGCGGTAACCGCGCGCACGAGTTCGAAATGCGCCTGAAAGGCGCAAGCTACGAGGAGATCGCGCGTGCCGGCGGCGGCATCGTCTCGACCGTGGCCGCGACGCGCAAGGCGAGTGAGGCCGAGCTGGTCGCAAGCGCATTGCCGCGGCTCGATGCGCTGATCGGCGAAGGTGCCACTACGGTCGAGATCAAGTCTGGCTACGGTCTCGACATCGAGACCGAGATGCGGCAGCTCTCGGCCGCGCGCAGTCTTGGCCGTCAGCGGAAGGTCGCGATCCGTACCTCGTTCCTCGGCGCGCATGCGCTGCCGGTGGAAGCCGATGGCGACAAGGATCGCTACATCGATCTCGTGTGCAGGCAGATGCTGCCCGCCATCGCGAAGGCCGGCCTTGCCGATGCCGTGGATGCCTTCATGGAAAGCATCGCGTTCTCGGCCGAGCAGACCGCACGGGTGTTCGAGACTGCGAAGGAGCTTGGCCTGCCGGTCAAGCTCCATGCCGACCAGCTCTCGAATCTCGGTGGTGCTGCGCTCGCCGCAAAATTCTCCGCGCTGTCGGCCGATCATCTCGAGCATACCGATGAAGCCGGTGCCGCCGCGATGGCGAAGGCCGGAACGGTGGCGGTGCTATTGCCCGGCGCCTTCTACTTCATCCGGGAGACGCAGAAGCCGCCGGTCGAGGCGTTCCGCAAGCTTGGCGTTGCCATGGCGCTCGCGACCGACTGCAATCCCGGCAGCTCGCCGCTGACCTCGCTCCTGCTTGCGATGAACATGGGCGCGACGCTGTTCCGGATGACGGTCGCCGAATGCCTGGCCGGTATTACGCGCGAAGGCGCCCGCGCGCTCGGCGTGCTCCATGAGACCGGCACGCTGGAAACCGGCAAATGGTGCGACCTCGCGATCTGGGACATCGAGCGTCCCGCCGAACTGGTCTACCGCATCGGCTTCAATCCACTGCATCGCCGGGTGTGGAGGGGACAATGA
- a CDS encoding ABC transporter permease yields MRPLDPVTSKQRVAYGLAFFVLFVALWSWATLGGHVSKTFLANPLTMVQEGYDLLAKQGFVYDIGMTIWRVVGGFALAAVIAVPLGVLMGAYKPVEAFLEPFVSFARYLPASAFIPLLILWAGIGELQKLLVIFIGSVFQVILMVAVTVGATRRDLVEAAYTLGASDRGIIRRVLLPSSAPEIAEILRLVLGWAWTYVIVAELIGSSSGIGHMITDSQALLNTGQIIFGIIVIGLIGLLSDFMFKAFNAWLFPWRLA; encoded by the coding sequence ATGCGTCCCCTGGATCCCGTGACATCGAAGCAGCGCGTGGCGTACGGCCTTGCGTTCTTCGTGCTCTTCGTTGCTCTCTGGTCCTGGGCAACGCTCGGCGGCCATGTGTCGAAGACGTTTCTCGCCAATCCGCTGACCATGGTGCAGGAGGGTTATGATCTCCTGGCCAAGCAGGGGTTCGTCTACGATATCGGCATGACGATCTGGCGCGTCGTCGGCGGCTTTGCGCTCGCCGCTGTCATCGCGGTGCCGCTCGGCGTACTGATGGGCGCCTACAAGCCGGTCGAGGCCTTCCTCGAACCGTTCGTGTCCTTTGCGCGCTATCTGCCTGCCTCCGCCTTCATTCCGCTGTTGATCCTGTGGGCCGGCATTGGTGAGCTGCAAAAGTTGCTGGTGATCTTCATCGGCTCGGTCTTCCAGGTCATCCTGATGGTTGCCGTCACCGTCGGCGCCACACGGCGCGATCTGGTCGAGGCCGCCTATACGCTCGGGGCCAGCGACCGCGGCATCATCCGCCGCGTGCTGCTGCCCTCCTCCGCGCCGGAGATCGCGGAAATCCTGCGGCTGGTGCTGGGCTGGGCCTGGACCTACGTCATCGTCGCCGAGTTGATCGGCTCGTCCTCGGGCATCGGCCATATGATCACCGACAGCCAGGCACTGCTCAACACCGGCCAGATCATCTTCGGCATCATCGTGATCGGGCTGATCGGCCTCCTCTCGGACTTCATGTTCAAGGCGTTCAACGCCTGGCTGTTTCCGTGGAGGCTCGCATGA
- a CDS encoding ABC transporter ATP-binding protein, with amino-acid sequence MTTLKIEQVSRTFPARHGNAPTRALEPTDLVIGNNDFVTILGPSGCGKSTLLRIVAGLDRPTSGRVTLDGREVTGPGADRGMVFQSYTLFPWLTVRENIAFGLRERGASETERHKIADAFIRQVGLTGFENHWPKQLSGGMQQRTAIARALANDPKILLLDEPFGALDNQTRALMQEMLLGIWERDQKTVLFVTHDIEEAIFLGSRVIVMSARPGRVKAEIKVALPHPRSYRIKTTPEFVQLKERLVEEIRTEALKVAEHA; translated from the coding sequence ATGACCACGCTGAAGATCGAGCAGGTCTCGCGAACTTTTCCCGCACGCCACGGCAATGCACCGACGCGGGCGCTGGAGCCGACCGATCTCGTCATCGGCAATAACGACTTCGTCACCATCCTCGGCCCCTCCGGCTGCGGCAAGTCCACGCTGCTGCGCATCGTCGCCGGACTCGATCGCCCAACCAGCGGGCGCGTCACGCTCGATGGGCGCGAGGTGACCGGTCCCGGCGCGGACCGCGGCATGGTGTTCCAATCCTACACGCTGTTTCCATGGCTGACCGTGCGCGAGAACATCGCCTTCGGCCTGCGCGAGCGCGGCGCATCCGAGACCGAGCGCCACAAGATCGCGGACGCCTTCATCCGCCAGGTCGGCCTCACCGGCTTCGAGAACCACTGGCCGAAACAGCTCTCGGGCGGCATGCAGCAGCGCACGGCGATTGCGCGCGCGCTCGCCAACGACCCGAAGATTCTTTTGCTCGACGAACCGTTCGGCGCGCTGGACAACCAGACCCGCGCGCTGATGCAGGAGATGCTGCTCGGGATCTGGGAGCGCGACCAGAAGACCGTTCTGTTCGTGACCCACGATATCGAGGAGGCGATCTTCCTCGGCAGCCGCGTCATCGTCATGAGCGCGCGTCCCGGCCGCGTCAAGGCCGAGATCAAGGTGGCCCTGCCGCATCCGCGCTCCTACAGGATCAAGACCACGCCGGAATTCGTCCAGCTGAAGGAAAGGCTGGTCGAGGAGATCCGTACCGAGGCGTTGAAGGTGGCCGAACATGCCTGA
- the hutU gene encoding urocanate hydratase, whose translation MNRRLDNDRTIRAPRGSDISAKSWLTEAPLRMLMNNLDPDVAERPSELVVYGGIGRAARDWESFDRIIAALRKLEADQTLLVQSGKPVGVFRTHTDAPRVLIANSNIVPHWATLDHFNELDRKGLMMYGQMTAGSWIYIGSQGIVQGTYETFVEVGRRHYGGSLAGKWILTAGLGGMGGAQPLAATMAGASMLAVECQPSRIEMRLRTGYLDRRAATLDEALAIMAEAAKTKKAVSVGLLGNAAEIFPELVRRGAKPDIVTDQTSAHDPINGYLPKGWSLADWEAKRAADPKTVERASKISMVEHVQAMLDFHAQGIPTLDYGNNIRQMAQDMGLKNAFDFPGFVPAYIRPLFCRGVGPFRWAALSGDPEDIFKTDAKVKELMPNDKHLHNWLDMAKERIKFQGLPARICWVGLGDRDRLGLAFNEMVARGELKAPIVIGRDHLDSGSVASPNRETEAMKDGSDAVSDWPLLNALLNCASGATWVSLHHGGGVGIGYSQHAGMVIVADGTPEAAKRIERVLWNDPASGVMRHADAGYESAIDCARANGLNLPSL comes from the coding sequence ATGAACCGCCGACTGGACAACGACCGCACCATCCGCGCGCCCCGCGGCAGCGACATCAGCGCCAAGAGCTGGCTCACGGAAGCTCCCTTGCGCATGCTCATGAATAATCTCGATCCTGACGTCGCGGAACGACCGAGCGAGCTCGTCGTCTATGGCGGCATCGGCCGCGCTGCGCGCGACTGGGAGAGCTTCGACCGGATCATTGCGGCCTTGCGCAAGCTGGAAGCCGACCAGACGCTGCTGGTTCAGTCCGGCAAGCCGGTCGGCGTCTTCCGCACTCATACCGACGCGCCGCGCGTGCTGATCGCGAATTCCAACATCGTGCCGCACTGGGCGACGCTCGATCATTTCAACGAGCTCGATCGCAAGGGCCTGATGATGTACGGCCAGATGACGGCGGGCTCCTGGATCTATATCGGCAGCCAGGGCATCGTGCAGGGCACCTACGAGACCTTTGTCGAGGTCGGCCGGCGCCATTATGGCGGCAGCCTCGCTGGAAAATGGATTCTCACTGCCGGTCTCGGCGGCATGGGCGGCGCGCAGCCGCTGGCCGCGACCATGGCCGGTGCTTCGATGCTCGCGGTCGAATGCCAGCCGAGCCGCATCGAGATGCGGCTGCGCACCGGCTATCTCGATCGTCGGGCCGCAACACTCGACGAGGCGCTCGCAATCATGGCGGAGGCCGCGAAGACGAAGAAGGCGGTCTCAGTCGGCCTGCTCGGCAATGCCGCGGAGATTTTCCCGGAGCTGGTGCGCCGCGGCGCCAAGCCCGACATCGTCACCGACCAGACCAGCGCGCACGATCCGATCAACGGCTATTTGCCGAAGGGCTGGTCCCTCGCCGATTGGGAAGCCAAGCGCGCCGCCGATCCCAAGACGGTCGAGCGTGCGTCGAAGATCTCGATGGTCGAGCATGTCCAGGCCATGCTGGATTTCCACGCACAGGGCATCCCGACACTCGACTACGGCAACAACATCCGCCAGATGGCGCAGGACATGGGCCTGAAGAACGCCTTCGATTTCCCCGGTTTCGTGCCCGCCTATATCCGACCCCTGTTCTGTCGCGGCGTTGGGCCGTTCCGCTGGGCCGCGCTGTCAGGCGATCCCGAGGATATCTTCAAGACCGATGCCAAGGTCAAGGAGTTGATGCCCAATGATAAGCATCTGCATAACTGGCTCGATATGGCCAAGGAGCGCATCAAGTTCCAGGGGCTGCCGGCGCGAATCTGCTGGGTTGGCCTCGGCGATCGCGATCGCCTCGGCCTTGCCTTCAACGAGATGGTGGCGCGTGGCGAATTGAAAGCGCCGATCGTGATTGGCCGCGATCATCTCGACAGCGGCTCGGTGGCAAGCCCCAATCGCGAGACCGAAGCGATGAAGGACGGCTCGGACGCGGTGTCCGACTGGCCGCTGCTCAACGCGCTGCTCAATTGCGCCAGCGGCGCGACCTGGGTCTCACTGCATCATGGCGGCGGCGTCGGCATCGGCTATTCCCAGCACGCCGGCATGGTGATCGTTGCCGACGGCACGCCGGAAGCGGCGAAGCGGATCGAGCGCGTGCTGTGGAACGATCCCGCCAGCGGCGTCATGCGCCATGCTGACGCGGGCTATGAGAGCGCGATCGACTGCGCGCGCGCCAATGGGCTCAACCTGCCGAGCCTGTAG
- the hutC gene encoding histidine utilization repressor, with protein sequence MSLATDAADQPTLYKRIRADIEKRILTGEWPPGHRIPFEHELVARYGCSRMTVNKALSELAQADLIERRRRAGSFVCRPQHQSAVLKIADIRAEITALGRTYGYELTGRKLRAATVADRERLGVKKAGKVVAITCRHSADNVPFAVEDRLIDLASVPDAATADFSREPPGSWLLHHVPWTEAEHTISAIIADDRTAEALDIAIGAPCLVIDRYTWRSARTITAVRLLYPGNSHRLVARFKGG encoded by the coding sequence ATGAGCCTTGCCACCGATGCGGCCGACCAGCCGACGCTCTACAAGCGCATCCGCGCCGACATCGAAAAGCGCATCCTGACCGGCGAATGGCCGCCCGGGCATCGCATTCCGTTCGAGCACGAACTGGTCGCACGCTACGGCTGTTCGCGCATGACGGTGAACAAGGCGCTGTCAGAGCTCGCGCAAGCCGATCTGATCGAGCGCCGGCGTCGCGCCGGATCCTTCGTGTGCCGGCCGCAGCATCAGTCGGCGGTGCTCAAGATCGCCGACATCCGTGCCGAGATCACCGCGCTCGGGCGCACGTATGGCTATGAGCTGACCGGCCGCAAGCTGCGTGCCGCGACCGTTGCCGACCGCGAGCGTCTTGGCGTGAAGAAAGCCGGCAAGGTCGTCGCGATCACCTGCCGCCACAGCGCCGACAATGTTCCCTTTGCCGTCGAAGACCGGCTGATCGATCTTGCCTCCGTGCCGGATGCGGCGACCGCGGATTTCTCCCGTGAGCCGCCCGGCTCATGGCTGCTTCATCATGTCCCATGGACAGAAGCCGAGCATACGATCAGCGCCATCATTGCGGATGATCGCACGGCGGAAGCGCTCGATATCGCCATCGGCGCACCCTGTCTCGTGATCGACCGCTATACTTGGCGCAGCGCGCGCACGATCACCGCGGTGCGCCTGCTCTATCCCGGTAACTCTCACCGCCTTGTCGCCCGATTCAAGGGAGGCTGA
- a CDS encoding Zn-dependent hydrolase — protein sequence MPDTSPRADGQRVVADLNALRAIGAYKTGVHKPTFSEPHKLSLDWLVQKLPEAGLAGTIDGIGNVFGTSAKPGPKLLAGSHLESQNYAGWLDGPLGVVYALEAARVLNADRSVNGAVEVAAWCDEEGHFGSFLGSRSFVGQVTEAEIDAARDRTSGRPLRDALADMGLAGRARVAVEQGRHVGYLEAHIEQGDTLESGRLAIGVVTSIVGIWQYRINFAGEQNHAGTTRMAVRKDAGLALAKFCVAIDQRFPAACGPRTVWTTGRITLDPGAPSIIPGGAEMLFQIRDDNPAVIARLEDLLRTMADEFNAKGPCTVAVEKIRTGAPAIMNAGIQDAIEAASKAFAGGRSIRMPSGAGHDAQMLATVMPAGMLFVPSIGGISHHWSENTADADIVTGAEVFVDACRRILGG from the coding sequence ATGCCTGACACAAGCCCGCGCGCCGATGGCCAGCGCGTTGTCGCCGACCTCAATGCGCTCCGCGCCATCGGCGCCTACAAGACCGGCGTGCACAAGCCGACCTTCTCCGAGCCGCACAAGCTTTCGTTGGACTGGCTGGTGCAGAAACTGCCTGAGGCCGGCCTCGCGGGGACGATTGACGGCATCGGCAATGTCTTCGGCACCAGCGCGAAGCCAGGGCCGAAGCTGCTGGCCGGATCGCATCTGGAGAGCCAGAACTATGCCGGCTGGCTCGACGGCCCGCTCGGCGTCGTCTATGCGCTCGAAGCGGCGCGGGTCCTCAATGCAGATCGCTCCGTGAACGGCGCCGTCGAAGTCGCCGCCTGGTGTGACGAGGAAGGGCATTTTGGCAGCTTTCTCGGTTCGCGCTCCTTTGTCGGACAGGTGACCGAGGCCGAGATCGACGCCGCGCGCGACCGCACCAGCGGCCGCCCCTTGCGCGATGCCCTCGCCGATATGGGACTTGCCGGGCGGGCGCGCGTCGCTGTCGAGCAGGGACGGCACGTCGGCTATCTCGAGGCGCATATCGAGCAGGGCGACACGCTCGAAAGCGGCAGGCTGGCGATCGGCGTCGTGACCTCCATCGTCGGCATCTGGCAGTACCGCATCAATTTCGCCGGCGAGCAGAACCACGCCGGCACCACCCGCATGGCCGTGCGGAAGGACGCCGGGCTTGCGCTGGCCAAATTCTGCGTGGCGATCGACCAGCGTTTCCCGGCCGCCTGCGGGCCGCGCACGGTCTGGACCACCGGCCGCATCACGCTCGATCCCGGTGCGCCGAGCATCATTCCCGGCGGTGCCGAGATGTTGTTCCAGATTCGCGACGACAACCCTGCCGTGATTGCGCGCCTCGAGGATCTGCTGCGGACCATGGCCGACGAATTCAACGCGAAAGGCCCTTGCACCGTCGCCGTGGAGAAAATCCGCACCGGTGCGCCCGCCATAATGAATGCGGGCATTCAGGACGCGATCGAGGCCGCGAGCAAGGCCTTTGCCGGCGGACGCTCCATCCGCATGCCGAGCGGCGCCGGCCACGATGCGCAGATGCTAGCAACCGTCATGCCGGCGGGCATGCTGTTCGTGCCGTCGATCGGCGGCATCAGCCATCATTGGAGCGAGAATACCGCGGACGCCGATATCGTCACTGGCGCAGAGGTTTTCGTCGACGCCTGCCGACGGATCCTGGGTGGCTGA
- a CDS encoding formimidoylglutamate deiminase — MSRLHFASALLPSGWANDVQVVITAGAIAAVTPGVAPAAGDERHAIALPGLASLHSHAFQRGMAGLAELRGDSTDTFWTWRETMYRFALAMTPDDVTAVATLLYVEMLEQGFTRVGEFHYLHHDRDGSQYADIGEMAERIAQAAEASGIALTLLPSFYAHGSFGGAAPHEGQRRFICTVDQFDALMSASRKATANLPGANIGIAPHSLRAVAPDELAAIIPLAGGGPVHIHAAEQVKEVEDCLAWSGRRPVQWLLDHAPLDQRWCLIHTTHMTDPEVAAFAKTGAVAGLCPITEASLGDGIFPAREFLAAGGAFGVGTDSNVLVGVADELRQLEYGQRLKHRERNVLSGSAGRSTGRTLFDHALAGGAQAMAQATVGLVPGARADIVTLDAAHPSLAGRPGDAAIDGWIFAAGGGAIDCVWAGGHKLVEGGRHRLRQAARERFNAAVRRLVA; from the coding sequence ATGTCCCGACTGCATTTCGCCTCCGCGCTCCTGCCCTCGGGCTGGGCCAATGACGTGCAGGTGGTCATCACCGCCGGCGCGATCGCGGCAGTGACGCCGGGCGTGGCACCGGCCGCCGGCGACGAGCGCCACGCCATCGCGCTGCCGGGACTTGCGAGCCTGCATAGCCATGCCTTCCAGCGCGGCATGGCGGGACTTGCGGAGCTGCGCGGCGACAGCACCGACACGTTCTGGACCTGGCGCGAGACGATGTATCGTTTCGCGCTGGCGATGACTCCAGATGACGTGACCGCCGTCGCGACGCTGCTTTATGTCGAGATGCTGGAGCAGGGTTTTACCCGCGTCGGCGAATTCCATTATCTCCACCACGATCGCGACGGCTCGCAATATGCCGATATCGGCGAGATGGCCGAGCGAATTGCGCAGGCTGCCGAAGCCTCGGGCATTGCACTGACTCTGCTGCCGAGTTTTTATGCGCATGGCTCCTTCGGCGGCGCAGCGCCGCACGAGGGCCAGCGCCGCTTCATCTGCACGGTCGATCAGTTCGACGCGCTGATGAGCGCATCGCGCAAGGCGACCGCAAACCTGCCGGGCGCCAATATCGGGATCGCCCCGCACAGTCTGCGCGCGGTTGCGCCGGACGAGCTCGCGGCGATCATTCCGCTCGCGGGCGGCGGACCGGTGCACATCCATGCCGCCGAGCAGGTCAAGGAGGTCGAGGATTGCCTGGCCTGGTCGGGACGGCGTCCGGTGCAATGGCTGCTGGATCACGCGCCCCTCGATCAGCGCTGGTGCCTCATTCACACGACCCACATGACGGATCCGGAAGTCGCCGCATTCGCGAAGACGGGGGCGGTGGCGGGTCTCTGCCCCATCACCGAGGCAAGCCTCGGCGACGGCATTTTTCCGGCGCGCGAGTTTCTCGCCGCCGGCGGCGCGTTCGGTGTGGGCACCGATTCCAACGTGCTGGTCGGCGTCGCCGACGAATTGCGCCAGCTCGAATACGGCCAGCGCCTGAAGCATCGCGAGCGCAACGTCCTCTCCGGTAGCGCAGGCCGCTCGACGGGACGCACGCTGTTCGATCATGCGCTCGCAGGCGGCGCGCAAGCGATGGCGCAGGCAACGGTCGGCCTTGTACCGGGCGCGCGCGCCGACATCGTCACGCTCGATGCGGCGCATCCATCGCTGGCGGGACGTCCGGGTGATGCGGCCATAGATGGCTGGATCTTTGCGGCCGGCGGCGGCGCGATCGATTGCGTCTGGGCCGGCGGCCATAAGCTCGTCGAGGGCGGACGGCACCGACTGCGCCAGGCCGCACGCGAACGCTTCAACGCGGCGGTGCGGAGGCTCGTCGCATGA
- the hutH gene encoding histidine ammonia-lyase: MTEQGAAIVVKPGTVGFDDLARVLAGADVVLDPSFWPRVEAAAEIVAKAAHADVPVYGINTGFGKLASKRIPADQTALLQRNLIVSHCCGVGPATPEPIVRLMMALKIVSLGRGASGVRREVIEQLQAMLARGVYPLVPQQGSVGASGDLAPLAHMTAVMIGEGQAIVGGTIVPGGEALAAAGLAALTLGPKEGLALINGTQFSTAYAIAGVLRAFRLARAALVTGALSVDAAMASTAPFRPEIQALRGHAGQTAAAATLAALLDGSDIRLSHLEGDERVQDPYCLRCQPQVAGAALDLITQAARTLIVEANAVTDNPLVLVETGEIVSGGNFHAEPVAFAADAIALALSEIGAISERRIATLVDPALNFGLPPFLTPDPGINSGFMIAEVTAAALYAENKQRASACSIDSTPTSANQEDHVSMAAHAARRLSDMADNLAAILGIELLVAAQGITLRAPHATSAPLVAVIAKLRDQVPALGADRYMAGDLAKAAALIEADALPAAALAKLASDPFPRLS, encoded by the coding sequence ATGACGGAGCAGGGCGCAGCGATCGTCGTCAAGCCGGGCACGGTCGGCTTCGACGATCTCGCGCGCGTGCTCGCGGGCGCTGATGTCGTGCTTGACCCGTCGTTCTGGCCACGCGTGGAGGCTGCAGCGGAGATCGTTGCGAAGGCCGCGCACGCTGATGTCCCCGTCTATGGGATCAACACCGGCTTCGGGAAGCTGGCGTCAAAGCGCATTCCGGCCGACCAGACCGCGCTGCTCCAGCGCAACCTCATCGTCTCGCATTGCTGTGGCGTCGGTCCAGCAACACCGGAGCCAATCGTCCGCCTGATGATGGCGCTGAAGATCGTTTCGCTCGGGCGTGGCGCCTCGGGCGTGCGCCGCGAGGTGATCGAGCAATTGCAGGCCATGCTGGCACGCGGCGTCTATCCGCTGGTGCCGCAGCAGGGCTCAGTCGGCGCTTCCGGCGATCTCGCGCCGCTCGCGCATATGACGGCGGTGATGATCGGCGAAGGGCAGGCGATCGTTGGGGGGACAATCGTTCCCGGCGGCGAGGCGCTCGCCGCCGCCGGCCTTGCGGCGCTGACGCTCGGCCCCAAGGAGGGGCTCGCGCTGATCAACGGTACGCAGTTCTCCACTGCCTACGCCATCGCCGGCGTGCTGCGCGCATTCCGTCTGGCGCGTGCCGCGCTCGTCACCGGCGCGCTGTCGGTCGATGCGGCGATGGCCTCTACGGCGCCGTTCCGCCCCGAGATCCAGGCGCTGCGCGGCCATGCCGGGCAGACCGCAGCAGCCGCAACGCTGGCTGCGCTGCTCGACGGCAGCGATATCCGCCTGTCGCATCTCGAAGGCGACGAGCGCGTGCAGGATCCCTATTGCCTGCGGTGTCAACCTCAGGTGGCGGGCGCCGCGCTCGACCTGATCACGCAGGCCGCGCGCACCTTGATCGTCGAGGCTAACGCTGTCACAGACAATCCGCTGGTCCTGGTCGAGACCGGTGAGATCGTCTCCGGTGGCAATTTCCACGCCGAGCCGGTGGCCTTTGCTGCCGATGCGATCGCGCTGGCGCTGTCGGAGATCGGCGCGATCAGCGAGCGGCGGATCGCGACGCTGGTCGATCCCGCGCTCAATTTCGGCCTGCCGCCGTTCCTCACCCCCGACCCCGGCATCAATTCCGGCTTCATGATCGCCGAGGTGACGGCGGCCGCGCTCTATGCCGAGAACAAGCAGCGCGCTTCTGCCTGCTCGATCGACTCGACGCCGACCAGCGCCAACCAGGAAGATCACGTTTCGATGGCCGCGCATGCCGCGCGGCGCCTGTCCGACATGGCCGACAATCTCGCCGCCATTCTGGGCATCGAGCTGCTGGTCGCCGCCCAAGGCATCACGCTGCGCGCGCCGCATGCAACCAGCGCGCCGCTCGTTGCTGTTATCGCCAAGCTTCGCGATCAAGTGCCCGCGCTCGGGGCCGATCGCTACATGGCTGGCGATCTCGCCAAGGCTGCGGCGTTGATCGAAGCCGATGCGTTGCCGGCCGCGGCACTCGCCAAGCTTGCATCTGATCCGTTTCCGAGACTGAGCTGA
- a CDS encoding ABC transporter substrate-binding protein has protein sequence MRSSTIFATIIALAATTPVLADDVKVGIGISGWTGFAPLTLAKEAGIFKKNGLDVTIKKIPQKDRHLAIASGDVQCAATTVETWISWNANGVATKQIFQLDKSYGADGMAVRNDVTSIKELKGKTVAASAPGTSPYFALAWMLKKNGLSVKDVTVVNLEPAAAAQAFVSGQNDAAMTYEPYLSTVRAAPDKGKIIATTLDYPMVMDTFGCTPKFLAENPKAAKALADSYFESLDMIAKDQAKAYEIMGADVKQSGEQFGNSAKYLRWQDKAANQKFFAGDFLTFNKEAADLLLEIGIIKATPKIEDLFDASYIK, from the coding sequence ATGCGTAGTTCGACGATTTTTGCGACAATCATTGCGCTTGCGGCCACCACTCCCGTGCTCGCCGACGACGTCAAGGTCGGAATCGGCATCTCCGGATGGACCGGCTTCGCGCCGCTGACGCTGGCGAAGGAGGCCGGCATCTTCAAGAAGAACGGGCTCGACGTCACCATCAAGAAGATCCCGCAGAAGGATCGTCATCTCGCGATCGCCTCCGGCGATGTGCAGTGCGCCGCGACGACGGTCGAGACCTGGATTTCCTGGAACGCCAACGGCGTTGCGACCAAGCAGATCTTCCAGCTCGACAAGAGCTATGGCGCCGACGGCATGGCCGTGCGCAACGACGTGACGTCGATCAAGGAGCTGAAGGGCAAGACCGTCGCGGCGTCCGCGCCCGGGACCTCGCCCTATTTCGCGCTGGCCTGGATGCTCAAGAAGAACGGGCTGTCGGTGAAGGACGTCACCGTTGTCAACCTCGAGCCGGCCGCGGCCGCGCAGGCCTTCGTCTCCGGCCAGAACGATGCCGCGATGACCTACGAGCCTTATCTCTCGACGGTTCGCGCCGCGCCCGACAAGGGCAAGATCATCGCGACCACGCTCGACTACCCGATGGTGATGGACACCTTCGGCTGTACGCCAAAATTCCTCGCCGAGAATCCGAAGGCCGCCAAGGCGCTCGCCGACAGCTATTTCGAGTCGCTCGACATGATCGCCAAGGACCAGGCCAAGGCCTACGAGATCATGGGCGCCGACGTGAAACAGAGCGGCGAGCAGTTCGGCAACTCGGCAAAATATCTGCGCTGGCAGGACAAGGCCGCGAACCAGAAATTCTTCGCAGGCGATTTCCTGACCTTCAACAAGGAGGCCGCCGACCTCCTGCTCGAGATCGGCATCATCAAGGCCACGCCGAAGATCGAGGACCTCTTCGACGCCAGTTACATCAAGTAA